The following are encoded together in the Astyanax mexicanus isolate ESR-SI-001 chromosome 8, AstMex3_surface, whole genome shotgun sequence genome:
- the LOC103025969 gene encoding uncharacterized protein LOC103025969 isoform X20 codes for MLISTMDKSAANRSSSEGFLNISQVADLALGSAGGHNTEIIKQIFYCLKEENTLQEFLETLCNKSKTIEPAVRDFMMNQTFGIISAQFSQFSRADWNDWFCIRLVPLLPSLTAEMLKTIVAKVDCGVYQIIVQGLNMAFENMPLSSQKDITLVLVNYLKQSQKLNGSGTPCKSDTNNSNAWLLINFGKFYIHANLVDLQLLNPDLIKNTTQVSYLNISSEALQNADMMKVVFDRLKEGNALKNVQEFLMVLSNVSKTIQINPVVRDFMMNQTFGIISAQFSQFSRADWNDWFCIRLVPLLPSLTAEMLKTIVAKVDCGVYQIIVQGLNMAFENMPLSSQKDITLVLVNYLKQSHKLNGSGTPCKSDTNNSNAWLLINFGKFYIHANLVDLQLLNPDLIKNTTQVSYLNISSEALQNADMMKVVFDHLKEGNALKNVQEFLTALSNVSKTIQINPVVRDFMMNQTFGIISAQFSQFSRADWNDWFCIRLVPLLPSLTADMLKTIVAKVDCGVYQIIVQGLNVAFENMPLSSQKDITLVLVNYLKQSHKLNGSGTPCKSDTSNSNAWLLINFGKFYIHVNLDDLQLLNPDLIKNTTQVSYLNISSEALQNADMMKVVFDRLKEGNALKNVQEFLTVLSNVSKTIQINPVVRDFMMNQTFGIISAQFSQFSRADWNDWFCIRLVPLLPSLTAEMLKTIVAKVNCGIYQIIVQGLNMAFENMPLSSQKDITLVLVNYLKQSQKLNGSGTPCKSDTNNSNAWLLINFGKFYIHVNLDDLQLLNPDLIKNTTQVSYLNISSEALQNADMMKVVFDRLKEGNALKNVQEFLTVLSNVSKTIQINPVVRDFMMNQTFGIISAQFSQFSRADWNDWFCIRLVPLLPSLTAEMLKTIVAKVNCGIYQIIVQGLNMAFENMPLSSQKDITLVLVNYLKQSQKLNGSGTPCKSDTNNSNAWLLINFGKFYIHVNLDDLQLLNPDLIKNTTQVSYLNISSEALQNADMMKVVFDRLKEGNALKNVQEFLTALSNVSKTIQINPAVRDFMMNQTFGIISAQFSQFSRADWNDWFCIRLVPLLPSLTAEMLKTIVAKVDCGVYQIIVQGLNMAFENMPLSSQKDITLVLVNYLKQSQKLNGSGTPCKSDTNNSNAWLLINFGKFYIHANLVDLQLLNPDLIKNTTQVSYLNISSEALQNADMMKVVFDRLKEGNALKNVQDFLSALSDVSKTIQINPVVRDFMMNQTFGIISAQFSQFSRADWNDWFCIRLVPLLPSLTGEMLKTIVAKVDCGVYQIIVKGLNMAFENMPLSSQKNITLVLLNYLKNSWKLSGSDSRCGSDTITSTDWLLANFGKYCVHVSLEDLQSINPEFSKLPSLGLFKESQVYYLNISGSGSSQNTDMIKAVFDQIKEGNALTNLQQFLGAFANSSKTVQLQPALTDLMMNQTFGIISSYFSSFSRAEWDDWFCVKLVPLFPSLTSEMLKTILAKVDCSTYQIIVKGLDMAFDKMSLSKQKDITLVLMNYMKQSQKVSGSGLPCRSDTNTSTAWLLVNFGKFSIHASSDDLQSLSPDFSKVPSLGLYNVSQVYYLNMSSEALQNTDAIKVVFDRLKEGDALKNLQAFLAALANSSKTLQSQPLARDFIMNQTFGIISSRFSNFSRADWNDWFCSKLVPLLPSLTGNMLKSTLTKVDCGVYQIIVKGLNMTYENMSGSKQKEITLALVNYLKDMQKINSSGIPCSSTTNTYTDWVLANFGKYSTSVSQEDLQLLNKGFFKMT; via the exons ATGTTAATCTCCACAATGGATAAAAGTGCAGCTAATAGATCTTCATCAGAGGGATTTTTGAATATATCTCAAGTAGCTGATCTAGCCTTGGGTTCTGCAGGAGGACACAACACAGAAATCATCAAGCAAATATTTTATTGTCTGAAGGAAGAAAATACTTTGCAAGAATTCTTGGAAACTCTGTGCAATAAATCAAAG ACTATAGAACCTGCGGTGAGGGACTTCATGATGAATCAGACATTTGGTATAATCAGTGCTCAGTTCTCCCAGTTCTCCAGAGCTGATTGGAATGACTGGTTTTGTATCAGACTGGTTCCTCTCCTCCCCAGTCTGACTGCAGAGATGCTAAAAACTATAGTAGCAAAGGTCGACTGTGGCGTTTACCAAATAAT AGTTCAAGGCTTGAACATGGCATTTGAGAACATGCCTTTGAGTTCTCAGAAGGACATCACGCTTGTTCTGGTGAATTACCTGAAGCAGTCTCAGAAACTCAATGGTTCAG GCACACCTTGCAAATCGGACACTAATAATTCCAATGCTTGGCTTTTGATCAACTTCGGCAAATTCTACATCCATGCTAATCTGGTTGATCTGCAGCTGCTCAATCCTGATTTGATTAAG AATACGACCCAAGTCTCTTATCTGAACATCAGTTCTGAAGCACTTCAGAATGCAGATATGATGAAAGTGGTTTTTGATCGTCTGAAGGAAGGCAATGCTTTGAAGAACGTTCAAGAGTTCCTGATGGTTCTTTCTAACGTCTCAAAG ACGATACAAATAAATCCTGTGGTGAGGGACTTCATGATGAATCAGACATTTGGTATAATCAGTGCTCAGTTCTCCCAGTTCTCCAGAGCTGATTGGAATGACTGGTTTTGTATCAGACTGGTTCCTCTCCTCCCCAGTCTGACTGCAGAGATGCTAAAAACCATAGTAGCAAAGGTCGACTGTGGCGTTTACCAAATAAT AGTTCAAGGCTTGAACATGGCATTTGAGAACATGCCTTTGAGTTCTCAGAAGGACATCACGCTTGTTCTGGTGAATTACCTGAAGCAGTCTCATAAACTCAATGGTTCAG GCACACCTTGCAAATCGGACACTAATAATTCCAATGCTTGGCTTTTGATCAACTTCGGCAAATTCTACATCCATGCTAATCTGGTTGATCTACAGCTGCTCAATCCTGATTTGATTAAG AATACGACCCAAGTCTCTTATCTGAACATCAGTTCTGAAGCACTTCAGAACGCAGATATGATGAAAGTGGTTTTTGACCATCTGAAGGAAGGCAATGCTTTGAAGAACGTTCAAGAGTTCCTTACGGCTCTTTCTAACGTCTCAAAG ACGATACAAATAAATCCTGTGGTGAGGGACTTCATGATGAATCAGACATTTGGTATAATCAGTGCTCAGTTCTCCCAGTTCTCCAGAGCTGATTGGAATGACTGGTTTTGTATCAGACTGGTTCCTCTCCTCCCCAGTCTGACTGCAGATATGCTAAAAACCATAGTAGCAAAGGTCGACTGTGGAGTTTACCAAATAAT AGTTCAAGGCTTGAACGTGGCATTTGAGAACATGCCTTTGAGTTCTCAGAAGGACATCACGCTTGTTCTGGTGAATTACCTGAAGCAGTCTCATAAACTCAATGGTTCAG GCACACCTTGTAAATCGGACACTAGTAATTCCAATGCTTGGCTTTTGATCAACTTCGGCAAATTCTACATCCATGTCAATCTGGATGATCTGCAGCTGCTCAATCCTGATTTGATTAAG AATACGACCCAAGTCTCTTATCTGAACATCAGTTCTGAAGCACTTCAGAATGCAGATATGATGAAAGTGGTTTTTGACCGTCTGAAGGAAGGCAATGCTTTGAAGAACGTTCAAGAGTTCCTGACGGTTCTTTCTAACGTCTCAAAG ACGATACAAATAAATCCTGTGGTGAGGGACTTCATGATGAATCAGACATTTGGTATAATCAGTGCTCAGTTCTCCCAGTTCTCCAGAGCTGATTGGAATGACTGGTTTTGTATCAGACTGGTTCCTCTCCTCCCCAGTCTGACTGCAGAGATGCTAAAAACCATAGTAGCAAAGGTCAACTGTGGCATTTACCAAATAAT AGTTCAAGGCTTGAACATGGCATTTGAGAACATGCCTTTGAGTTCTCAGAAGGACATCACCCTTGTTCTGGTGAATTACCTGAAGCAGTCTCAGAAACTCAATGGTTCAG GCACACCTTGCAAATCGGACACTAATAATTCCAATGCTTGGCTTTTGATCAACTTCGGCAAATTCTACATCCATGTCAATCTGGATGATCTGCAGCTGCTCAATCCTGATTTGATTAAG AATACGACCCAAGTCTCTTATCTGAACATCAGTTCTGAAGCACTTCAGAACGCAGATATGATGAAAGTGGTTTTTGACCGTCTGAAGGAAGGCAATGCTTTGAAGAACGTTCAAGAGTTCCTGACGGTTCTTTCTAACGTCTCAAAG ACGATACAAATAAATCCTGTGGTGAGGGACTTCATGATGAATCAGACATTTGGTATAATCAGTGCTCAGTTCTCCCAGTTCTCCAGAGCTGATTGGAATGACTGGTTTTGTATCAGACTGGTTCCTCTCCTCCCCAGTCTGACTGCAGAGATGCTAAAAACCATAGTAGCAAAGGTCAACTGTGGCATTTACCAAATAAT AGTTCAAGGCTTGAACATGGCATTTGAGAACATGCCTTTGAGTTCTCAGAAGGACATCACGCTTGTTCTGGTGAATTACCTGAAGCAGTCTCAGAAACTCAATGGTTCAG GCACACCTTGCAAATCGGACACTAATAATTCCAATGCTTGGCTTTTGATCAACTTCGGCAAATTCTACATCCATGTCAATCTGGATGATCTGCAGCTGCTCAATCCTGATTTGATTAAG AATACGACCCAAGTCTCTTATCTGAACATCAGTTCTGAAGCACTTCAGAACGCAGATATGATGAAAGTGGTTTTTGACCGTCTGAAGGAAGGCAATGCTTTGAAGAACGTTCAAGAGTTCCTGACGGCTCTTTCTAACGTCTCAAAG ACGATACAAATAAATCCTGCGGTGAGGGACTTCATGATGAATCAGACATTTGGTATAATCAGTGCTCAGTTCTCCCAGTTCTCCAGAGCTGATTGGAATGACTGGTTTTGTATCAGACTGGTTCCTCTCCTCCCCAGTCTGACTGCAGAGATGCTAAAAACCATAGTAGCAAAGGTCGACTGTGGCGTTTACCAAATAAT AGTTCAAGGCTTGAACATGGCATTTGAGAACATGCCTTTGAGTTCTCAGAAGGACATCACCCTTGTTCTGGTGAATTACCTGAAGCAGTCTCAGAAACTCAATGGTTCAG GCACACCTTGCAAATCAGACACTAATAATTCCAATGCTTGGCTTTTGATCAACTTTGGCAAATTCTACATCCATGCTAATCTGGTTGATCTACAGCTGCTCAATCCTGATTTGATTAAG AATACGACCCAAGTCTCTTATCTGAACATCAGTTCTGAAGCACTTCAGAACGCAGATATGATGAAAGTGGTTTTTGATCGTCTGAAGGAAGGCAATGCTTTGAAGAATGTTCAAGATTTCCTGTCGGCTCTTTCTGACGTCTCAAAG ACGATACAAATAAATCCTGTGGTGAGGGACTTCATGATGAATCAGACATTTGGTATAATCAGTGCTCAGTTCTCCCAGTTCTCCAGAGCTGATTGGAATGACTGGTTTTGTATCAGACTGGTTCCTCTACTCCCCAGTCTGACTGGAGAGATGTTAAAAACCATAGTAGCGAAGGTCGACTGTGGAGTTTACCAAATAAT TGTTAAAGGCTTGAACATGGCATTTGAGAACATGCCTTTGAGTTCTCAGAAGAACATCACACTTGTTTTGTTGAATTACCTGAAGAATTCCTGGAAACTCAGTGGTTCAG ACTCACGTTGTGGATCTGACACCATTACCTCCACGGATTGGCTTTTGGCAAACTTTGGCAAATACTGTGTCCATGTAAGTTTGGAAGATCTACAGTCAATCAATCCTGAGTTTTCTAAG CTTCCATCGCTGGGACTGTTCAAGGAGTCTCAGGTCTACTACCTGAACATAAGTGGATCTGGATCCAGTCAGAACACAGATATGATCAAAGCTGTTTTTGACCAGATAAAGGAAGGCAATGCTTTGACAAATCTTCAGCAGTTTTTGGGGGCTTTTGCAAATAGCTCAAAG ACAGTACAACTGCAACCTGCGCTGACTGACTTAATGATGAATCAGACGTTTGGCATAATCAGCAGTTATTTCTCAAGCTTTTCCAGAGCTGAGTGGGATGACTGGTTTTGTGTTAAACTGGTTCCTCTTTTCCCCAGTTTGACTTCAGAAATGCTAAAAACAATATTAGCAAAGGTCGACTGCAGCACTTACCAAATAAT TGTTAAAGGGCTGGACATGGCTTTTGACAAAATGTCTCTGAGTAAACAGAAGGACATCACACTAGTTTTGATGAATTACATGAAACAGTCTCAGAAAGTCAGTGGATCAg gctTACCCTGTAGATCCGATACCAATACTTCCACTGCCTGGCTTTTGGTAAACTTTGGCAAATTCTCTATCCATGCAAGTTCGGACGATCTGCAGTCACTCAGTCCTGATTTTTCTAAG GTTCCATCACTGGGATTATATAATGTGTCTCAAGTCTATTATCTGAACATGAGTTCTGAAGCACTTCAAAACACAGATGCGATAAAAGTGGTTTTTGACCGTTTGAAGGAAGGTGATGCTTTGAAGAATCTTCAAGCGTTTTTGGCGGCTCTTGCTAACAGCTCAAAG ACTTTACAATCACAACCCTTGGCGAGGGACTTCATAATGAATCAGACATTTGGCATAATCAGCAGTCGATTCTCCAACTTCTCAAGAGCTGATTGGAATGACTGGTTTTGTAGTAAACTGGTTCCTCTCCTCCCCAGTCTGACTGGAAATATGTTAAAATCTACATTAACAAAGGTCGACTGTGGCGTTTACCAAATAAT TGTTAAAGGACTGAACATGACATATGAGAACATGAGTGGGAGTAAACAGAAGGAAATCACACTTGCTTTGGTGAATTACCTGAAGGACATGCAGAAAATCAATAGTTCAG GTATACCTTGCAGCTCCACCACTAACACTTACACTGACTGGGTTTTAGCCAACTTTGGCAAATACTCCACCAGTGTGAGTCAGGAAGATCTGCAGTTGCTTAATAAAGGTTTCTTTAAG atGACATAA
- the LOC103025969 gene encoding uncharacterized protein LOC103025969 isoform X17: MLISTMDKSAANRSSSEGFLNISQVADLALGSAGGHNTEIIKQIFYCLKEENTLQEFLETLCNKSKTIEPAVRDFMMNQTFGIISAQFSQFSRADWNDWFCIRLVPLLPSLTAEMLKTIVAKVDCGVYQIIVQGLNMAFENMPLSSQKDITLVLVNYLKQSQKLNGSGTPCKSDTNNSNAWLLINFGKFYIHANLVDLQLLNPDLIKNTTQVSYLNISSEALQNADMMKVVFDRLKEGNALKNVQEFLMVLSNVSKTIQINPVVRDFMMNQTFGIISAQFSQFSRADWNDWFCIRLVPLLPSLTAEMLKTIVAKVDCGVYQIIVQGLNMAFENMPLSSQKDITLVLVNYLKQSHKLNGSGTPCKSDTNNSNAWLLINFGKFYIHANLVDLQLLNPDLIKNTTQVSYLNISSEALQNADMMKVVFDHLKEGNALKNVQEFLTALSNVSKTIQINPVVRDFMMNQTFGIISAQFSQFSRADWNDWFCIRLVPLLPSLTADMLKTIVAKVDCGVYQIIVQGLNVAFENMPLSSQKDITLVLVNYLKQSHKLNGSGTPCKSDTNNSNAWLLINFGKFYIHVNLDDLQLLNPDLIKNTTQVSYLNISSEALQNADMMKVVFDRLKEGNALKNVQEFLTVLSNVSKTIQINPVVRDFMMNQTFGIISAQFSQFSRADWNDWFCIRLVPLLPSLTAEMLKTIVAKVNCGIYQIIVQGLNMAFENMPLSSQKDITLVLVNYLKQSQKLNGSGTPCKSDTNNSNAWLLINFGKFYIHVNLDDLQLLNPDLIKNTTQVSYLNISSEALQNADMMKVVFDRLKEGNALKNVQEFLTALSNVSKTIQINPVVRDFMMNQTFGIISAQFSQFSRADWNDWFCIRLVPLLPSLTADMLKTIVAKVDCGVYQIIVQGLNMAFENMPLSSQKDITLVLVNYLKQSQKLNGSGTPCKSDTNNSNAWLLINFGKFYIHVNLVDLQLLNPDLIKNTTQVSYLNISSEALQNADMMKVVFHRLKEGNALKNVQDFLTALSNVSKTIQINPAVRDFMMNQTFGIISAQFSQFSRADWNDWFCIRLVPLLPSLTAEMLKTIVAKVDCGVYQIIVQGLNMAFENMPLSSQKDITLVLVNYLKQSQKLNGSGTPCKSDTNNSNAWLLINFGKFYIHANLVDLQLLNPDLIKNTTQVSYLNISSEALQNADMMKVVFDRLKEGNALKNVQDFLSALSDVSKTIQINPVVRDFMMNQTFGIISAQFSQFSRADWNDWFCIRLVPLLPSLTGEMLKTIVAKVDCGVYQIIVKGLNMAFENMPLSSQKNITLVLLNYLKNSWKLSGSDSRCGSDTITSTDWLLANFGKYCVHVSLEDLQSINPEFSKLPSLGLFKESQVYYLNISGSGSSQNTDMIKAVFDQIKEGNALTNLQQFLGAFANSSKTVQLQPALTDLMMNQTFGIISSYFSSFSRAEWDDWFCVKLVPLFPSLTSEMLKTILAKVDCSTYQIIVKGLDMAFDKMSLSKQKDITLVLMNYMKQSQKVSGSGLPCRSDTNTSTAWLLVNFGKFSIHASSDDLQSLSPDFSKVPSLGLYNVSQVYYLNMSSEALQNTDAIKVVFDRLKEGDALKNLQAFLAALANSSKTLQSQPLARDFIMNQTFGIISSRFSNFSRADWNDWFCSKLVPLLPSLTGNMLKSTLTKVDCGVYQIIVKGLNMTYENMSGSKQKEITLALVNYLKDMQKINSSGIPCSSTTNTYTDWVLANFGKYSTSVSQEDLQLLNKGFFKMT, from the exons ATGTTAATCTCCACAATGGATAAAAGTGCAGCTAATAGATCTTCATCAGAGGGATTTTTGAATATATCTCAAGTAGCTGATCTAGCCTTGGGTTCTGCAGGAGGACACAACACAGAAATCATCAAGCAAATATTTTATTGTCTGAAGGAAGAAAATACTTTGCAAGAATTCTTGGAAACTCTGTGCAATAAATCAAAG ACTATAGAACCTGCGGTGAGGGACTTCATGATGAATCAGACATTTGGTATAATCAGTGCTCAGTTCTCCCAGTTCTCCAGAGCTGATTGGAATGACTGGTTTTGTATCAGACTGGTTCCTCTCCTCCCCAGTCTGACTGCAGAGATGCTAAAAACTATAGTAGCAAAGGTCGACTGTGGCGTTTACCAAATAAT AGTTCAAGGCTTGAACATGGCATTTGAGAACATGCCTTTGAGTTCTCAGAAGGACATCACGCTTGTTCTGGTGAATTACCTGAAGCAGTCTCAGAAACTCAATGGTTCAG GCACACCTTGCAAATCGGACACTAATAATTCCAATGCTTGGCTTTTGATCAACTTCGGCAAATTCTACATCCATGCTAATCTGGTTGATCTGCAGCTGCTCAATCCTGATTTGATTAAG AATACGACCCAAGTCTCTTATCTGAACATCAGTTCTGAAGCACTTCAGAATGCAGATATGATGAAAGTGGTTTTTGATCGTCTGAAGGAAGGCAATGCTTTGAAGAACGTTCAAGAGTTCCTGATGGTTCTTTCTAACGTCTCAAAG ACGATACAAATAAATCCTGTGGTGAGGGACTTCATGATGAATCAGACATTTGGTATAATCAGTGCTCAGTTCTCCCAGTTCTCCAGAGCTGATTGGAATGACTGGTTTTGTATCAGACTGGTTCCTCTCCTCCCCAGTCTGACTGCAGAGATGCTAAAAACCATAGTAGCAAAGGTCGACTGTGGCGTTTACCAAATAAT AGTTCAAGGCTTGAACATGGCATTTGAGAACATGCCTTTGAGTTCTCAGAAGGACATCACGCTTGTTCTGGTGAATTACCTGAAGCAGTCTCATAAACTCAATGGTTCAG GCACACCTTGCAAATCGGACACTAATAATTCCAATGCTTGGCTTTTGATCAACTTCGGCAAATTCTACATCCATGCTAATCTGGTTGATCTACAGCTGCTCAATCCTGATTTGATTAAG AATACGACCCAAGTCTCTTATCTGAACATCAGTTCTGAAGCACTTCAGAACGCAGATATGATGAAAGTGGTTTTTGACCATCTGAAGGAAGGCAATGCTTTGAAGAACGTTCAAGAGTTCCTTACGGCTCTTTCTAACGTCTCAAAG ACGATACAAATAAATCCTGTGGTGAGGGACTTCATGATGAATCAGACATTTGGTATAATCAGTGCTCAGTTCTCCCAGTTCTCCAGAGCTGATTGGAATGACTGGTTTTGTATCAGACTGGTTCCTCTCCTCCCCAGTCTGACTGCAGATATGCTAAAAACCATAGTAGCAAAGGTCGACTGTGGAGTTTACCAAATAAT AGTTCAAGGCTTGAACGTGGCATTTGAGAACATGCCTTTGAGTTCTCAGAAGGACATCACGCTTGTTCTGGTGAATTACCTGAAGCAGTCTCATAAACTCAATGGTTCAG GCACACCTTGCAAATCGGACACTAATAATTCCAATGCTTGGCTTTTGATCAACTTCGGCAAATTCTACATCCATGTCAATCTGGATGATCTGCAGCTGCTCAATCCTGATTTGATTAAG AATACGACCCAAGTCTCTTATCTGAACATCAGTTCTGAAGCACTTCAGAACGCAGATATGATGAAAGTGGTTTTTGACCGTCTGAAGGAAGGCAATGCTTTGAAGAACGTTCAAGAGTTCCTGACGGTTCTTTCTAACGTCTCAAAG ACGATACAAATAAATCCTGTGGTGAGGGACTTCATGATGAATCAGACATTTGGTATAATCAGTGCTCAGTTCTCCCAGTTCTCCAGAGCTGATTGGAATGACTGGTTTTGTATCAGACTGGTTCCTCTCCTCCCCAGTCTGACTGCAGAGATGCTAAAAACCATAGTAGCAAAGGTCAACTGTGGCATTTACCAAATAAT AGTTCAAGGCTTGAACATGGCATTTGAGAACATGCCTTTGAGTTCTCAGAAGGACATCACGCTTGTTCTGGTGAATTACCTGAAGCAGTCTCAGAAACTCAATGGTTCAG GCACACCTTGCAAATCGGACACTAATAATTCCAATGCTTGGCTTTTGATCAACTTCGGCAAATTCTACATCCATGTCAATCTGGATGATCTGCAGCTGCTCAATCCTGATTTGATTAAG AATACGACCCAAGTCTCTTATCTGAACATCAGTTCTGAAGCACTTCAGAACGCAGATATGATGAAAGTGGTTTTTGACCGTCTGAAGGAAGGCAATGCTTTGAAGAACGTTCAAGAGTTCCTGACGGCTCTTTCTAACGTCTCAAAG ACGATACAAATAAATCCTGTGGTGAGGGACTTCATGATGAATCAGACATTTGGTATAATCAGTGCTCAGTTCTCCCAGTTCTCCAGAGCTGATTGGAATGACTGGTTTTGTATCAGACTGGTTCCTCTCCTCCCCAGTCTGACTGCAGATATGCTAAAAACCATAGTAGCAAAGGTCGACTGTGGCGTTTACCAAATAAT AGTTCAAGGCTTGAACATGGCATTTGAGAACATGCCTTTGAGTTCTCAGAAGGACATCACCCTTGTTCTGGTGAATTACCTGAAGCAGTCTCAGAAACTCAATGGTTCAG GCACACCTTGCAAATCGGACACTAATAATTCCAATGCTTGGCTTTTGATCAACTTCGGCAAATTCTACATCCATGTTAATCTGGTTGATCTACAGCTGCTCAATCCTGATTTGATTAAG AATACGACCCAAGTCTCTTATCTGAACATCAGTTCTGAAGCACTTCAGAACGCAGATATGATGAAAGTGGTTTTTCACCGTCTGAAGGAAGGCAATGCTTTGAAGAACGTTCAAGATTTCCTGACGGCTCTTTCTAACGTCTCAAAG ACGATACAAATAAATCCTGCGGTGAGGGACTTCATGATGAATCAGACATTTGGTATAATCAGTGCTCAGTTCTCCCAGTTCTCCAGAGCTGATTGGAATGACTGGTTTTGTATCAGACTGGTTCCTCTCCTCCCCAGTCTGACTGCAGAGATGCTAAAAACCATAGTAGCAAAGGTCGACTGTGGCGTTTACCAAATAAT AGTTCAAGGCTTGAACATGGCATTTGAGAACATGCCTTTGAGTTCTCAGAAGGACATCACCCTTGTTCTGGTGAATTACCTGAAGCAGTCTCAGAAACTCAATGGTTCAG GCACACCTTGCAAATCAGACACTAATAATTCCAATGCTTGGCTTTTGATCAACTTTGGCAAATTCTACATCCATGCTAATCTGGTTGATCTACAGCTGCTCAATCCTGATTTGATTAAG AATACGACCCAAGTCTCTTATCTGAACATCAGTTCTGAAGCACTTCAGAACGCAGATATGATGAAAGTGGTTTTTGATCGTCTGAAGGAAGGCAATGCTTTGAAGAATGTTCAAGATTTCCTGTCGGCTCTTTCTGACGTCTCAAAG ACGATACAAATAAATCCTGTGGTGAGGGACTTCATGATGAATCAGACATTTGGTATAATCAGTGCTCAGTTCTCCCAGTTCTCCAGAGCTGATTGGAATGACTGGTTTTGTATCAGACTGGTTCCTCTACTCCCCAGTCTGACTGGAGAGATGTTAAAAACCATAGTAGCGAAGGTCGACTGTGGAGTTTACCAAATAAT TGTTAAAGGCTTGAACATGGCATTTGAGAACATGCCTTTGAGTTCTCAGAAGAACATCACACTTGTTTTGTTGAATTACCTGAAGAATTCCTGGAAACTCAGTGGTTCAG ACTCACGTTGTGGATCTGACACCATTACCTCCACGGATTGGCTTTTGGCAAACTTTGGCAAATACTGTGTCCATGTAAGTTTGGAAGATCTACAGTCAATCAATCCTGAGTTTTCTAAG CTTCCATCGCTGGGACTGTTCAAGGAGTCTCAGGTCTACTACCTGAACATAAGTGGATCTGGATCCAGTCAGAACACAGATATGATCAAAGCTGTTTTTGACCAGATAAAGGAAGGCAATGCTTTGACAAATCTTCAGCAGTTTTTGGGGGCTTTTGCAAATAGCTCAAAG ACAGTACAACTGCAACCTGCGCTGACTGACTTAATGATGAATCAGACGTTTGGCATAATCAGCAGTTATTTCTCAAGCTTTTCCAGAGCTGAGTGGGATGACTGGTTTTGTGTTAAACTGGTTCCTCTTTTCCCCAGTTTGACTTCAGAAATGCTAAAAACAATATTAGCAAAGGTCGACTGCAGCACTTACCAAATAAT TGTTAAAGGGCTGGACATGGCTTTTGACAAAATGTCTCTGAGTAAACAGAAGGACATCACACTAGTTTTGATGAATTACATGAAACAGTCTCAGAAAGTCAGTGGATCAg gctTACCCTGTAGATCCGATACCAATACTTCCACTGCCTGGCTTTTGGTAAACTTTGGCAAATTCTCTATCCATGCAAGTTCGGACGATCTGCAGTCACTCAGTCCTGATTTTTCTAAG GTTCCATCACTGGGATTATATAATGTGTCTCAAGTCTATTATCTGAACATGAGTTCTGAAGCACTTCAAAACACAGATGCGATAAAAGTGGTTTTTGACCGTTTGAAGGAAGGTGATGCTTTGAAGAATCTTCAAGCGTTTTTGGCGGCTCTTGCTAACAGCTCAAAG ACTTTACAATCACAACCCTTGGCGAGGGACTTCATAATGAATCAGACATTTGGCATAATCAGCAGTCGATTCTCCAACTTCTCAAGAGCTGATTGGAATGACTGGTTTTGTAGTAAACTGGTTCCTCTCCTCCCCAGTCTGACTGGAAATATGTTAAAATCTACATTAACAAAGGTCGACTGTGGCGTTTACCAAATAAT TGTTAAAGGACTGAACATGACATATGAGAACATGAGTGGGAGTAAACAGAAGGAAATCACACTTGCTTTGGTGAATTACCTGAAGGACATGCAGAAAATCAATAGTTCAG GTATACCTTGCAGCTCCACCACTAACACTTACACTGACTGGGTTTTAGCCAACTTTGGCAAATACTCCACCAGTGTGAGTCAGGAAGATCTGCAGTTGCTTAATAAAGGTTTCTTTAAG atGACATAA